From the genome of Pseudomonas bubulae:
CTTGACGCTGAACAGGTTGGTGGCGGTCAGCAACAGGGTGATGACCAGGGTAAACACCCAGATCGCCGTACCCGGGAACCAGGCATGCAGGATGGTACCTGCGGCGACAGCTTCCAGCGGGATCACCAGGACCCAGAACCACCAGTACAGCCAGCCAATGGTAAAACCAGCCCAATGCCCGATGGCACGGTCGGCGTAAGTGGAGAACGAACCGGTATCAGGCGAGGCAACGGCCATTTCGGCCAGCATGCGCATCACCAGCACGACCAAGGTGCCTGCTGCGGCATAAGCCAGCAACACGGCAGGGCCCGCTTGGGCAATCGCGTGTCCGGAACCGACAAACAAACCGGCGCCGATAACACCGGCAATCGACAGCATGGTCACATGCCGTGGTTTGAGCCCTTGTTCCAGGCCGCTAGAGGATTGCGTATTGCTCATTGGGACTACCTTTCATTGAAGCCATTCCGAGCACCCGCGTTGACTTTCGTAAAAAGTAACCAACGGGGCGTTTAGAATCCTTGACGCAATAACTGAGCCAGAATGTGACACATGCACGGTTTCCGCGGGCTGCAACGATTTGCAACAGACATTGCAAGCCATTGAGCGCAATGGCATTTCGCCAAGTCGTTACCGAAACACTCAGCTACAAGGGTCTCGACGCACCAAAAATACCCAAAACACCCCATATGGCCCAAAAGCAGTGCACATCTTTAACCTTTAGTAGGTTCGCGCTTCCAACACCGGGCCAAAGCTGGCAACATCGCGACCTTTTTTAAGCGACACCTGTCTGGCCGAACGGCGAATTACAGGGTCGGTTGTTGTCGGCGCGACACTCTGCTGTAGCGATGCGACAAACTGCCACCCTCGCGCCTTTTGTGTCTTCAGGGCGGCTGGTTGCCTCTGCAACCCTATGCTAGCTTGGCCTGCGCCAGGAAGGCCGCCCAACAGCAGGATCGCACCCGAACACAAAGAGGAACGCACATGGCTTTGGCCACGCCCGCGCTTGAAATCCGCAACTTGCACAAACGCTACGGCGAGCTTGAGGTACTCAAGGGTATCTCGCTGACCGCACGCGACGGCGACGTGATCTCGATCCTGGGTTCTTCCGGTTCCGGCAAGTCCACTCTGCTGCGCTGCATCAACCTTCTGGAAAACCCCCACGAAGGCCAGATCGTGGTCGCCGGGGAAGAGCTCAAACTCAAGAAAGCCAAAAATGGCGAACTGATCGCGGCCGACGGCAAGCAGATCAACCGCATGCGCAGCGAACTGGGTTTTGTGTTTCAAAACTTTAACCTGTGGCCGCACATGACCATCCTCGACAACATTATCGAGGCGCCACGTCGCGTACTGGGGCAAAGCAAGGCCGAGGCCATCGAAGTGGCCGAAGCATTGCTGGCCAAAGTCGGCATTGCCGAAAAACGCCATGCCTATCCGTCCGAATTGTCCGGTGGCCAGCAGCAACGCGCAGCGATTGCCCGCACCCTGGCCATGCAGCCCAAAGTGATTCTGTTCGATGAACCGACATCGGCACTTGACCCGGAAATGGTTCAAGAAGTACTTAGTGTGATCCGCGCACTCGCCGAAGAAGGTCGCACTATGCTGTTGGTCACCCACGAAATGGGCTTTGCCCGTCAGGTGTCCACCGAAGTAGTGTTTTTGCACCAGGGCCTGATCGAAGAGCAAGGGTCGCCAGAACAGGTGTTCGACAACCCGGTTTCGGCGCGCTGTAAACAATTCATGTCCAGCAACCGCTAACGGAGCAACACGAATGCAGAACTATAAAAAGCTTCTCATGGCCGCTGCCGCCACACTGGTTTTCAGCGCCAACGCCTTGGCTGCAGACAAGTACAAAGTCGGCATTGAGGGCGCTTACCCACCGTTCAACAACAAGAACGCCAGTGGTGAAGTCGTGGGCTTCGACCCGGATATCGCCATGGCCCTGTGCGCCAAGATGAAAGCCGAGTGTGAAATCGTCACCTCCGACTGGGACGGCATCATCCCGGCACTGAACGCCAAAAAGTACGATTTCATCGTGTCGTCGCTGTCGATCACTGACGAACGCAAGCAGGCGGTGGACTTCACCGACCCGTACTACTCCAACAAGCAGCAGTTCATCGCGCCGAAAAAAGTCGACTTCAAAACCGATCTCGCGTCCCTCAAGGGCAAGGCCCTGGGCACCCAGCGTTCAACCCAGGCTGCGACCTGGCTGGATGACAACCTGGGTACCGACGCCACCATCTCCCTGTACGACACTCAGGAAAACGCCTACCTCGACCTGACTTCGGGCCGTGTAGACGCGCTTCTGGCTGACAAGTACGCCAACTACGACTGGCTGAAAAGCCCGGCTGGCCAGGCATACGAGTTCAAGGGTGAACCGGTCAACGAAGACGACAAGGTCGGCATCGCCCTGCGCAAAGGCGACAACGAACTGCGTGCCAAGCTGAACCTGGCCCTCAAGCAAATCGTTGAAGACGGCACGTACAAGAAGATCAACGACAAGTACTTCCCGTTCAGCATCTACTGACCTGCCTGACCGGTGCGCCTGTAGGCGCGCCGGTCCCTAGCAAAGCCTGCCTACCCCATGACTATCGATTTATACGGATTCGGCCCGGCGCTTGCCGCTGGCGCGCTGATGACCGTCAAACTGGCACTTACCGCGCTGTGTCTGGGCCTGGTGCTCGGATTGCTCGGTGCCTTGGCCAAGACCTCCCCCTTCAAACCGCTTAGATGGTTGGGCGGCGCCTATTCGACCCTGGTTCGCGGCGTGCCCGAACTGCTCTGGGTGTTGCTGATCTACTTTGGCAGCGTGAACCTGGTGCGCACCATCGGCGAATACATCGGCATGCCCGATCTCACCCTCAGCGCCTTTGCGGCGGGTGTACTCGCGCTGGGCCTGTGCTTTGGTGCCTATGCCACCGAAGTGTTCCGCGGTGCCATCCTGGCCATTCCCAAGGGCCACCGCGAAGCGGGCATGGCACTGGGCCTGTCCAAACCGCGGATTTTCACCAAGCTGGTGCTGCCGCAAATGTGGCGTATTGCCCTGCCCGGCCTGGGTAACCTGTTCATGATCCTGATGAAGGACACCGCGCTGGTGTCGGTCATCGGCCTTGAAGAAATCATGCGTCAGGCGCAAAACGCCGTGACCTTCGCCAAACACCCGTTCACCTTCTACATGGTGGCAGCCGTGATGTACCTGGGCCTTACCGTACTGGCCATGGGCACCATGCACGTGCTTGAAAAACGCGCAGCGCGCGGCTTCGTGAGGAGGACGTAATGGAGTGGGAAGTAATCCTCAAGTGGCTGCCCAAGCTGATGCAGGGTGCGACCCTGACCCTGGAGCTGACCGCCATCTCGGTGATCGCCGGTCTGATCGTGGCCATCCCGTTGGGCATCGCCCGCTCATCCAAGCTCTGGTATGTGCGCTCACTGCCCTACGCCTACATCTTTTTCTTCCGTGGCACGCCGTTGCTGATCCAGCTGTTTCTGGTCTATTACGGCCTGGCGCAGTTCGATGTGGTGCGTGACAGCGCGTTGTGGCCGTACCTGCGCAGCCCGTTCTGGTGCGCGATCATCACCATGACCCTGCACACCGCTGCCTACATAGCCGAGATCCTGCGCGGCGCGATCCAGGCCATCCCGCCAGGTGAAATCGAGGCAGCACGGGCCCTGGGCATGTCGCGTTTCAAGACCCTGGTGCATATCGTCCTGCCACGCGCTGCACGCATCGGTCTGCCGGCCTACAGCAACGAAGTGATCCTGATGCTCAAAGCCAGCTCGCTGGCGAGTACCGTGACCCTGCTGGAACTGACCGGCATGACCCGCACCATCATTGCCCGCAACTACCAGACCGTGGACATGTTCCTGGCTGCCGGGGCAATTTACCTGGTCATGTCGTTTGTGCTGATCCAGGGCTTCAAACTGCTGGAGCGCTGGTTGCGCGTCGATGCCTGTCAAGGGCGCTGACCTGCTTGCCCGCTTCGAGGCGCTGGACGGGTTTCTGCAAAACCACCAGCACCTCTGGCGCCCACGGCCCTTCACTCAGTTGAACGTGCCGTGGGAAGCGCAACACCCGGAACTGGCGCAGTGGTTGCGCCAGCGTTCGCTGCAAGACGCCGAAGCCAGCCACAACCACCCCCAACACCTGCCCGCCCCTGCGCCGTTCCCTGAACTGGCGGCGACTTCCCTTGCCCTGAGCGCAGTGCCACGACTAGCGGCCCAAACCCTTGCGCCTGCAAACCCGCGCTTACAAGTGGATGTACCCGGGCGCAAATGGCAACAGATCGAGGCCTTCGCCCAGAGCCTTACTTTTGCACAAGCGCCAACCCACTGGCTGGACTGGTGTGCGGGCAAGGGGCATTTGGGGCGCCGGCTGTTAAGTGCCGGGCAACAACTGACGTGCCTGGAATATGATCCGGCATTGATCGAATCCGGCCAACACCTGAGCCAGCGTCATCAACTGGCGGCCCGTCATGTTCAGCAAGATGTGTTCGCTGAAGCAGCAGCCCGGCAGCTCACACCCCAAATGACACCCGTGGCGCTGCACGCCTGCGGCGATTTGCATGTGCGCCTGCTGCAACTGGCCAGCGCGGCGGGTTGTGCACAACTTGCCGTGTCCCCCTGCTGCTACAACCGCATCGGCGGGTCGCACTATCAAGCGTTATCCACAGCCGCCAAGGCATCTTCCCTGCAACTGTCACTGGAGGACCTGAGCCTGCCCATGAGCGAAACCGTGACCGCCGGCACCCGCGTGCGCCTTCAGCGTGACCAGTCGATGGCACGGCGCTTGGGTTTTGATCTGTGGCAGCGCCAGCGCCGTCAGTGTGATGAGTACTTATCCACACCCTCGCTGCCCAGCAGTTGGCTGAACAAGCCGTTTGCCGAGTACTGCTCGGACTTGGCGGCGCTGAAGAACTTATCCACAAGTGGCGAAGAAGACTGGCCGGCGCTGGAAGCCGCAGGCTGGGAGAGGTTGGGGCAGGTGCGCAACCTGGAATTGGTGCGCGGGCTGTTTCGCCGCCCGCTGGAGCTGTGGTTGGTGCTCGATCGGGCGCTCTACCTGGAGGAGAACGGCTATGCAGTGCAGGTTGGCGAGTTCTGCGACAGCCAGCTGACGCCGCGCAATTTGATGGTGCTTGCGCAGCGCTGTGGATAACCCTGTGGGAGCGGGCTTGCTCGCGATTCAG
Proteins encoded in this window:
- a CDS encoding ABC transporter ATP-binding protein; this translates as MALATPALEIRNLHKRYGELEVLKGISLTARDGDVISILGSSGSGKSTLLRCINLLENPHEGQIVVAGEELKLKKAKNGELIAADGKQINRMRSELGFVFQNFNLWPHMTILDNIIEAPRRVLGQSKAEAIEVAEALLAKVGIAEKRHAYPSELSGGQQQRAAIARTLAMQPKVILFDEPTSALDPEMVQEVLSVIRALAEEGRTMLLVTHEMGFARQVSTEVVFLHQGLIEEQGSPEQVFDNPVSARCKQFMSSNR
- a CDS encoding ABC transporter substrate-binding protein codes for the protein MQNYKKLLMAAAATLVFSANALAADKYKVGIEGAYPPFNNKNASGEVVGFDPDIAMALCAKMKAECEIVTSDWDGIIPALNAKKYDFIVSSLSITDERKQAVDFTDPYYSNKQQFIAPKKVDFKTDLASLKGKALGTQRSTQAATWLDDNLGTDATISLYDTQENAYLDLTSGRVDALLADKYANYDWLKSPAGQAYEFKGEPVNEDDKVGIALRKGDNELRAKLNLALKQIVEDGTYKKINDKYFPFSIY
- a CDS encoding ABC transporter permease yields the protein MTIDLYGFGPALAAGALMTVKLALTALCLGLVLGLLGALAKTSPFKPLRWLGGAYSTLVRGVPELLWVLLIYFGSVNLVRTIGEYIGMPDLTLSAFAAGVLALGLCFGAYATEVFRGAILAIPKGHREAGMALGLSKPRIFTKLVLPQMWRIALPGLGNLFMILMKDTALVSVIGLEEIMRQAQNAVTFAKHPFTFYMVAAVMYLGLTVLAMGTMHVLEKRAARGFVRRT
- a CDS encoding ABC transporter permease, with product MEWEVILKWLPKLMQGATLTLELTAISVIAGLIVAIPLGIARSSKLWYVRSLPYAYIFFFRGTPLLIQLFLVYYGLAQFDVVRDSALWPYLRSPFWCAIITMTLHTAAYIAEILRGAIQAIPPGEIEAARALGMSRFKTLVHIVLPRAARIGLPAYSNEVILMLKASSLASTVTLLELTGMTRTIIARNYQTVDMFLAAGAIYLVMSFVLIQGFKLLERWLRVDACQGR
- a CDS encoding methyltransferase produces the protein MPVKGADLLARFEALDGFLQNHQHLWRPRPFTQLNVPWEAQHPELAQWLRQRSLQDAEASHNHPQHLPAPAPFPELAATSLALSAVPRLAAQTLAPANPRLQVDVPGRKWQQIEAFAQSLTFAQAPTHWLDWCAGKGHLGRRLLSAGQQLTCLEYDPALIESGQHLSQRHQLAARHVQQDVFAEAAARQLTPQMTPVALHACGDLHVRLLQLASAAGCAQLAVSPCCYNRIGGSHYQALSTAAKASSLQLSLEDLSLPMSETVTAGTRVRLQRDQSMARRLGFDLWQRQRRQCDEYLSTPSLPSSWLNKPFAEYCSDLAALKNLSTSGEEDWPALEAAGWERLGQVRNLELVRGLFRRPLELWLVLDRALYLEENGYAVQVGEFCDSQLTPRNLMVLAQRCG